In Streptomyces sp. P3, one DNA window encodes the following:
- a CDS encoding sensor histidine kinase has protein sequence MRLPALPRPRSLAGQLFAMQAVLIAAVVAGYALFTYVNDGRQAEEAAGRQATAVARSVADSPSVRAAIHTANPTAELQPYAHRVMLDTDVDFVTIMNTEGIRWTHPDVDQIGQRFRGNTAKALAGRTFTETYTGTLGASVRAVTPIRDDDKRIIGLVSAGIRVEAISARVQDQVTALFAWAVGALTLGAIGTYVINASLRRHTHGMNATELSRMHDYHQAALHAVREGLLMLDGQYKVALINDGGRELLGVSGDVVGASVAELGLPAPLTGALLASEPRVDEVHLTADRVLVVNTSPVSGGERRGTVATLRDVTELQSLMGELDSERGFTQALRSQAHEAANRLHTVVSLIELGRAEEAVDFATAELELAQALTDQVVAAVSEPVLAALLLGKTAQANERGVELVVSQESTLDDGLLPETLPARDLVTILGNLIDNAVDAAQGSVRAKVTVTASTEGPELLLRVADTGTGVDPAHASQVFERGFSTKPAGPGGRGLGLALVRQAVQRHEGTLSVTEAAGGGAEFAVRLPLRTKAASGTSGSVSGSGGRG, from the coding sequence GGCAGGCCGAGGAGGCCGCGGGCCGCCAGGCCACGGCGGTGGCCCGCTCGGTGGCCGACTCCCCCTCGGTCCGGGCGGCGATCCACACCGCGAACCCCACGGCCGAGCTCCAGCCCTATGCCCACCGCGTCATGCTCGACACCGACGTCGACTTCGTGACGATCATGAACACCGAGGGGATCCGCTGGACCCACCCGGACGTGGACCAGATCGGCCAGCGCTTCCGCGGCAACACGGCGAAGGCGCTGGCGGGCCGCACGTTCACCGAGACCTACACCGGCACCCTCGGCGCGTCCGTCCGCGCGGTCACCCCCATCAGGGACGACGACAAGCGGATCATCGGCCTGGTCAGCGCCGGCATCCGGGTCGAGGCGATCAGCGCGCGGGTGCAGGACCAGGTGACGGCCCTGTTCGCGTGGGCGGTCGGCGCGCTCACGCTCGGCGCGATCGGCACGTACGTCATCAACGCGTCCCTGCGCCGCCACACCCACGGCATGAACGCGACCGAGCTGAGCCGGATGCACGACTACCACCAGGCCGCGCTGCACGCGGTCCGCGAGGGGCTGCTGATGCTGGACGGACAGTACAAGGTGGCCCTGATCAACGACGGGGGCCGTGAGCTGCTGGGCGTCTCGGGGGACGTGGTCGGCGCGTCGGTGGCGGAGCTCGGCCTGCCGGCCCCGCTGACGGGCGCGCTGCTCGCCTCGGAGCCCCGGGTGGACGAGGTGCATCTGACGGCGGACCGGGTGCTGGTGGTGAACACCTCCCCGGTGTCCGGCGGCGAACGGCGCGGGACGGTGGCGACCCTGCGCGATGTCACGGAACTCCAGTCCCTGATGGGCGAGTTGGACTCCGAGCGCGGCTTCACCCAGGCCCTGCGCTCGCAGGCCCACGAGGCGGCCAACCGGCTCCACACGGTCGTCTCGCTGATCGAGCTGGGGCGCGCCGAGGAGGCCGTGGACTTCGCGACGGCGGAACTGGAGCTGGCACAGGCGCTGACGGACCAGGTGGTCGCGGCCGTCAGCGAGCCGGTCCTGGCGGCCCTGCTGCTGGGCAAGACGGCGCAGGCGAACGAGCGGGGCGTGGAGCTGGTGGTCTCGCAGGAGAGCACGCTGGACGACGGTCTGCTGCCCGAGACCCTGCCCGCCCGCGACCTGGTGACGATCCTCGGCAACCTCATCGACAACGCGGTGGACGCCGCCCAGGGCAGCGTCCGGGCGAAGGTGACGGTGACGGCGTCCACGGAGGGCCCCGAACTGCTGCTCCGGGTCGCGGACACGGGGACGGGTGTGGATCCGGCGCACGCCTCCCAGGTCTTCGAACGCGGCTTCTCCACGAAACCGGCCGGGCCGGGCGGGCGGGGCCTCGGTCTCGCGCTGGTCCGGCAGGCGGTGCAGCGGCACGAGGGAACGCTGTCGGTGACGGAGGCGGCGGGCGGCGGGGCCGAGTTCGCGGTGCGCCTGCCGTTGCGCACGAAGGCCGCATCCGGTACCTCCGGATCCGTGTCGGGTTCGGGAGGCAGAGGATGA